A genomic window from bacterium includes:
- a CDS encoding HEAT repeat domain-containing protein has protein sequence MTPARADEIDRLAEVLRLEDTRARADRFAEFIAPDAPRPVRLRAIAALGSVGDPESADLLLLYLRDEDEDIAVAAARALGNVWDPPRLAKIGIGPDGRALDELEALFAGSFAFVRKPPGPPRVRAAAIDAFGRIATPERAVSLVRALRDAMLAPPFSGANVATASIFAIMRANPPGG, from the coding sequence ATGACTCCCGCCCGCGCCGACGAAATCGACCGGCTCGCCGAAGTCCTGCGCCTTGAGGACACGCGCGCCCGCGCGGATCGATTCGCGGAGTTCATCGCGCCCGACGCGCCGCGTCCCGTCCGCCTTCGCGCGATCGCCGCGCTGGGTTCCGTCGGCGATCCGGAATCCGCCGATCTGCTTTTGCTCTACCTGCGCGACGAGGACGAGGACATCGCCGTCGCCGCCGCGCGCGCGCTTGGCAACGTGTGGGATCCGCCGCGGCTCGCGAAGATCGGCATCGGGCCGGACGGCCGCGCGCTCGACGAGTTGGAGGCGCTGTTCGCGGGATCGTTCGCCTTTGTGCGCAAGCCGCCCGGCCCGCCGCGCGTGCGCGCCGCGGCGATTGACGCCTTCGGGCGCATCGCGACGCCGGAGCGCGCCGTGTCGCTCGTGCGCGCGTTGCGCGACGCGATGCTCGCGCCGCCTTTTTCCGGCGCGAACGTGGCGACCGCGTCGATCTTCGCGATCATGCGAGCCAATCCGCCCGGCGG